One genomic window of Dehalococcoidia bacterium includes the following:
- a CDS encoding enoyl-CoA hydratase, translated as MTGPLVTRHVQEGIATLTLNDPTRRNVLSSEMMGELLQCLAEAEKSSDVRVVVIAANGPVFSSGHDLSELAEGDREDQTLVFALCTRLMETIRLLPKPVIASVQGLATAAGCQLVATCDLAIASEDAAFATPGVDIGLFCTTPAVALGRAVHAKVAMEMLLTGEPVPAQEAMNNGLVNRVVPAEVLQEATLSLARKVASAPTSTVSMGKSAFYRQMSLDRPEAYQVSQKVMVDNLQHPDAIEGIHAFLEKRPPIWPT; from the coding sequence AACGTCTTGTCGTCCGAGATGATGGGAGAACTGTTGCAGTGTTTGGCTGAAGCCGAGAAGTCTTCAGATGTTAGGGTCGTGGTAATCGCGGCTAATGGCCCGGTGTTCAGCTCTGGGCACGACCTCAGCGAGTTGGCAGAAGGGGACAGGGAAGACCAGACGCTCGTGTTCGCACTTTGCACCAGGCTCATGGAGACGATCCGTCTCCTCCCAAAGCCGGTGATTGCAAGTGTTCAGGGCCTGGCCACTGCAGCCGGATGTCAACTCGTGGCGACCTGCGACCTCGCCATCGCCTCAGAGGATGCCGCCTTCGCAACCCCTGGAGTCGACATCGGTCTCTTCTGTACGACGCCTGCCGTGGCCCTCGGCAGGGCGGTACACGCTAAGGTCGCCATGGAGATGCTCCTGACCGGTGAACCTGTCCCCGCTCAGGAGGCCATGAATAACGGGCTGGTTAACCGCGTGGTTCCGGCTGAAGTATTACAGGAGGCGACGCTGTCCCTTGCACGCAAGGTCGCATCGGCGCCCACAAGCACGGTCTCCATGGGAAAGTCAGCCTTCTACCGTCAGATGTCTCTTGACCGTCCTGAGGCCTACCAAGTGTCCCAGAAAGTCATGGTTGACAACCTCCAGCACCCCGATGCCATCGAGGGAATCCACGCTTTCCTCGAAAAGAGGCCACCAATCTGGCCCACGTAA
- a CDS encoding Rdx family protein, whose product MVNEFVAEGGKDVSIDVKPGVGGVLQVFVDGDKIYDKSEEGGQTPHLNRVKELRAIVRSRLDALVPADDN is encoded by the coding sequence ATGGTCAACGAGTTCGTGGCAGAAGGTGGTAAGGACGTATCGATAGATGTCAAGCCCGGCGTCGGCGGAGTACTTCAGGTATTCGTCGATGGCGACAAGATCTATGACAAGTCTGAAGAGGGCGGGCAGACGCCTCACCTCAACCGAGTCAAGGAGCTGCGGGCTATTGTCAGGAGCAGACTGGATGCACTGGTACCAGCTGACGACAACTAA
- the rimM gene encoding 16S rRNA processing protein RimM yields the protein MPARSRSKKSPGTEPKRRTPKPARSRKTESKRVPEPPDGHVVVGQITGSWGLRGDVKVQPQSDFPGRFSEGSVLYINGTRDSIEASRLYRGGYVIRLFGVTDRTKADSMQGLLLTVQEDEIPTLPENTFYHFQLIDMKVFSDEGEALGTIVEILDTSANDVYVVRGDEGPDLLIPAIRETVLDVDVEAGRMTVHLAPGLR from the coding sequence ATGCCTGCGCGGTCCCGTTCAAAGAAGTCGCCGGGCACGGAGCCTAAAAGACGTACACCCAAGCCTGCACGAAGTCGCAAGACCGAATCGAAGCGCGTCCCAGAACCACCCGATGGGCATGTTGTCGTTGGGCAAATAACAGGATCGTGGGGACTCAGGGGCGACGTCAAGGTCCAACCGCAGTCCGACTTTCCCGGGCGATTTTCTGAAGGGTCGGTGCTTTACATAAATGGCACACGTGACAGCATCGAGGCATCCCGACTATATCGTGGGGGTTATGTGATCCGCCTGTTCGGTGTGACCGACAGGACTAAGGCAGACTCCATGCAGGGCTTGCTGCTCACCGTTCAGGAAGACGAGATCCCCACTCTCCCTGAAAACACCTTCTACCACTTCCAGTTAATCGACATGAAGGTGTTCAGCGACGAGGGAGAAGCGCTAGGCACCATAGTGGAGATACTCGATACCTCGGCGAATGACGTCTATGTCGTCAGGGGTGATGAGGGCCCTGACCTGCTGATTCCAGCGATTCGCGAGACAGTGCTGGATGTGGATGTGGAGGCCGGGCGAATGACGGTACATCTGGCTCCGGGGCTGCGTTGA
- a CDS encoding KH domain-containing protein — MKELVEFIAKSIASEPDEVRVTEEEDEDGRIIVKLEVAPDDKGKVIGRQGRVAQSMRHLIRVAAVKQGTRATLEIV; from the coding sequence ATGAAAGAGCTGGTCGAATTCATCGCCAAGTCGATTGCCTCCGAACCTGACGAGGTCAGAGTCACCGAGGAAGAGGACGAGGACGGTCGCATAATCGTCAAGCTCGAAGTCGCACCAGACGACAAGGGCAAGGTAATCGGCCGCCAGGGGCGTGTTGCCCAGTCGATGAGACACCTCATTCGAGTTGCAGCGGTAAAGCAGGGCACACGAGCCACACTCGAAATCGTCTGA
- the rpsP gene encoding 30S ribosomal protein S16, translating into MLKIRLRRTGARHQPSYRVVVADARAARDGAFVDHLGHYNPRTEPPTVVIDEEKALKWLRQGAQPSDAVRQLLTTLGTLDRVKAGAETEAAAE; encoded by the coding sequence ATGCTCAAGATTCGACTCAGGAGAACAGGTGCACGGCACCAGCCCAGCTACAGAGTGGTTGTAGCTGACGCAAGGGCTGCCCGAGATGGCGCCTTTGTGGACCATCTTGGCCACTACAACCCTCGGACTGAGCCGCCGACGGTCGTCATAGACGAAGAGAAGGCGCTCAAGTGGCTCAGGCAGGGCGCACAGCCGTCCGATGCGGTCAGGCAGTTGCTGACAACCCTGGGCACCTTGGACAGAGTCAAGGCCGGGGCCGAAACTGAGGCTGCGGCCGAATGA
- the rpsT gene encoding 30S ribosomal protein S20 — translation MPSAKSNRASLRKRDRNLPMRSRAKTHIRSARRLIDDGDLDAADTAVKSAVVALDKAVAKGALHANNASRRKSRLMSQLSQARNG, via the coding sequence TTGCCTTCAGCCAAGTCGAATCGAGCATCACTGCGCAAGCGGGACAGGAACCTGCCAATGCGGTCACGTGCGAAGACTCACATAAGGAGCGCACGGAGACTTATAGACGACGGTGACCTGGATGCTGCCGACACAGCAGTAAAGTCAGCCGTAGTTGCACTGGACAAGGCTGTCGCCAAGGGTGCGCTTCACGCAAACAATGCATCCAGGCGTAAGTCGAGGCTGATGAGCCAGCTCAGCCAGGCCAGGAACGGGTAG
- a CDS encoding bifunctional (p)ppGpp synthetase/guanosine-3',5'-bis(diphosphate) 3'-pyrophosphohydrolase, whose amino-acid sequence MKAREYLPEERLGVVEEAFHYAAEAHSGQMRKSGEPFLEHPFQTAMVLADLKLDPDALAAGLLHDVVEDSPDVLIGDIQGRFGNDVARLVDGVTKFTEAELVAAGAVGTQQATRAQAETIRKMLMAMAEDIRVVLIKLADRLHNLQTIRHLPESKRIEKAQETLDIYAPLAHRLGIWEIKWQLEDMAFQQLNPTEYKEISQRLKVRREERETYIAEARAILDAELARTSIRADVFGRPKHLFSIYKKTGKYARQNKTVDDINDLFALRVLVDSVADCYAALGVIHSRWHPVPGEFDDYIANPKENLYQSIHTTVIAEDGHPVEIQVRTHEMHQLAEYGVAAHWLYKEGTGAGDPFEQKMVWLRQIMEWQRDVAEAEDFVESLKTDIFQNQVFVYTPVGELKELPNGSTPLDFAFRVHSDLIFRCIGAKVNQKLVPLTYQLKNGDTCQILTSKTVRGPSLDWLNEDLGYIKTNSARSRVRQWFKRQERSVNIQRGRDLYNRHIRRLTTAPDDQVAGMMGIAGLDDFLSALGDGSVSVTQVVNKLSSREKEAEEEVHRQQELGLPISPSTGIEVLGVGDLLMSMARCCNPINGDEIIGYITRFRGVTVHRRNCPNILHEDEPERLVPVSWGKTEVKYPVRIQVRAMDRVGLLRDVTFVVSGENVNIASCVSEEYDGISIVTLTLHVSGIDQLSRLFFRLEAIRGVMTVTRSNV is encoded by the coding sequence ATGAAGGCCAGGGAGTACCTGCCTGAGGAGCGTCTCGGAGTTGTGGAAGAGGCATTTCACTACGCTGCCGAGGCGCACAGCGGCCAGATGCGGAAGTCAGGCGAGCCGTTCCTGGAACACCCCTTTCAGACTGCCATGGTCCTGGCCGACCTGAAGTTGGACCCCGATGCGCTGGCTGCCGGACTGCTCCATGACGTGGTAGAGGACAGCCCGGACGTACTGATCGGAGATATCCAGGGCAGGTTCGGTAACGACGTGGCGCGCCTGGTTGACGGCGTGACCAAGTTCACCGAGGCCGAGCTAGTCGCCGCAGGGGCAGTTGGCACGCAACAGGCGACGAGAGCACAGGCTGAGACCATCCGCAAGATGCTGATGGCGATGGCTGAGGACATCAGGGTCGTACTGATCAAGCTGGCCGACAGGCTCCACAACCTGCAAACGATCCGGCACCTTCCGGAATCCAAGAGGATAGAGAAGGCGCAGGAGACACTTGACATCTATGCCCCACTCGCGCACCGGCTGGGAATCTGGGAGATCAAGTGGCAGCTCGAGGATATGGCCTTCCAGCAGCTCAACCCTACCGAGTACAAGGAAATCTCGCAGCGTCTGAAAGTGAGGCGGGAGGAGCGAGAGACCTACATCGCAGAGGCGAGGGCGATCCTCGATGCGGAGCTTGCCAGGACATCCATTAGAGCGGATGTTTTTGGCAGGCCAAAGCACCTGTTCTCGATCTACAAGAAGACCGGCAAGTACGCCCGTCAGAACAAGACAGTGGACGACATAAACGACCTGTTCGCCCTCAGGGTGCTCGTCGACTCCGTGGCAGACTGCTACGCCGCGCTGGGCGTGATTCACAGCAGGTGGCATCCCGTTCCCGGTGAATTTGATGACTACATCGCGAACCCTAAGGAGAACCTGTACCAATCGATTCATACGACTGTGATCGCAGAAGACGGCCATCCCGTCGAGATACAGGTGCGGACCCACGAGATGCACCAGCTTGCGGAGTACGGCGTCGCGGCGCACTGGCTCTACAAAGAGGGCACGGGCGCAGGAGACCCGTTTGAACAGAAGATGGTGTGGCTACGGCAGATCATGGAGTGGCAGAGAGACGTTGCCGAAGCCGAGGACTTCGTCGAGTCGCTCAAGACCGATATCTTCCAGAACCAGGTCTTCGTCTACACCCCTGTCGGTGAACTCAAGGAGTTGCCAAACGGCTCGACGCCACTTGACTTCGCTTTCAGAGTGCACTCGGACCTTATCTTCAGGTGCATCGGCGCGAAAGTTAACCAGAAGCTGGTGCCTCTGACCTATCAACTCAAGAACGGCGATACATGCCAGATCCTGACTTCCAAGACGGTACGCGGGCCGAGTCTCGACTGGCTGAACGAGGACCTGGGCTACATCAAGACTAACTCGGCGCGGTCGAGGGTGCGGCAGTGGTTCAAGCGTCAAGAGCGTTCGGTCAACATCCAGAGAGGTCGGGACCTGTACAACCGGCACATCCGCAGGTTGACGACCGCGCCTGACGACCAGGTCGCAGGAATGATGGGCATCGCCGGGCTGGACGACTTCCTGTCAGCCCTGGGCGACGGTTCAGTTTCAGTTACCCAAGTGGTCAACAAGCTAAGCTCCCGTGAGAAAGAGGCCGAAGAAGAGGTCCACCGCCAGCAGGAACTCGGGCTGCCGATCAGTCCCAGCACGGGCATCGAGGTGCTCGGTGTGGGCGACCTGCTGATGTCGATGGCGCGCTGCTGCAACCCCATCAACGGCGACGAGATCATCGGCTACATCACGCGGTTCAGGGGAGTGACAGTTCACAGAAGGAACTGCCCGAACATCCTGCACGAAGACGAGCCTGAGAGGCTTGTGCCGGTGTCGTGGGGGAAGACCGAGGTCAAGTACCCGGTGCGAATTCAGGTCAGAGCAATGGACAGGGTCGGTCTCTTGAGGGACGTGACATTCGTGGTGTCCGGCGAGAACGTCAACATTGCGTCATGCGTGTCTGAGGAGTATGACGGCATTTCAATTGTCACGCTTACGCTACACGTTAGTGGCATCGATCAGCTCAGCAGGCTGTTCTTCAGGCTCGAAGCGATCAGGGGAGTAATGACAGTCACCAGGAGCAACGTGTGA
- a CDS encoding histidine--tRNA ligase, which translates to MQFQAPRGTSDVLPEDEAYWSFVRSTAEEVATRFGYHRIDTPVFEDSGLFERGVGSTTDIVEKETYTFEDRGGDMLTLRAEGTAPVCRAYLQHGMQNMTQPVRLFYICPVFRYERPQSGRYRQHTQFGIEVIGEPDASVDAEVIEVGWRFLEQVGLSDLSLTINSIGDPECRPAYIERLRTYYSGHRDSLCEDCERRIDRNALRLLDCKNDQCQPFVDEAPASADHLCSDCDTHWGDLRRYLEATGLDYQVDHRLVRGLDYYTRTVFEIAPPEEGRMVTIVGGGRYDGLIEQLGGRSTPGIGYGMGLERVIQNVKSQNVQVDGSERTRVMVVHLGDAAKTAGVRIASDLRSAGIAATLAPPRGLRAQLRYASNSGATHALIIGDDELANGVAALRDLSNSTQEDVPLATIVDTLSHG; encoded by the coding sequence TTGCAGTTTCAGGCCCCGCGAGGAACATCCGATGTGCTGCCCGAAGACGAGGCATACTGGAGCTTCGTCCGTTCAACGGCAGAGGAAGTCGCCACCCGGTTCGGCTACCATCGCATAGATACGCCTGTATTTGAGGATTCCGGACTCTTCGAGCGGGGAGTAGGGTCGACCACGGACATAGTCGAAAAGGAAACCTACACCTTCGAGGACCGCGGCGGCGACATGCTCACGCTCCGCGCCGAGGGGACTGCTCCCGTCTGCCGCGCCTACCTGCAGCACGGCATGCAAAACATGACTCAACCGGTCAGGTTATTCTATATCTGCCCGGTCTTTCGATATGAGCGACCCCAGTCCGGCCGCTACCGGCAGCACACCCAGTTCGGAATCGAAGTCATTGGCGAGCCCGACGCCAGCGTCGACGCCGAAGTCATCGAGGTCGGCTGGCGCTTCCTGGAACAGGTAGGCCTCTCCGATTTGTCGCTCACCATCAACTCTATCGGCGACCCCGAGTGTAGACCTGCCTACATCGAACGACTAAGGACCTACTACTCCGGTCACCGTGACTCACTTTGCGAGGACTGCGAGCGCCGTATCGACCGAAACGCACTCAGACTTCTGGACTGTAAGAACGACCAGTGCCAGCCATTCGTCGACGAAGCGCCCGCCAGCGCGGACCACCTATGCTCTGACTGTGATACTCACTGGGGCGACCTACGTCGCTACCTGGAAGCGACCGGCCTCGACTACCAGGTTGACCACCGCCTTGTGCGCGGCCTCGACTACTACACCCGCACCGTATTCGAGATCGCGCCCCCTGAAGAGGGCAGGATGGTGACCATCGTTGGCGGCGGACGCTACGATGGCCTGATCGAACAGCTTGGCGGCAGATCAACCCCCGGCATCGGCTACGGCATGGGACTCGAACGAGTCATCCAGAACGTCAAGAGCCAGAACGTACAGGTCGACGGCAGTGAACGTACCCGGGTCATGGTCGTCCACCTCGGCGACGCAGCCAAGACCGCCGGAGTCCGCATCGCCTCCGACTTGCGTTCAGCCGGCATTGCGGCCACACTGGCGCCCCCAAGGGGTCTCAGGGCCCAGCTTCGCTACGCCTCCAACTCAGGCGCGACCCACGCCCTCATCATTGGCGACGACGAACTCGCCAACGGCGTCGCTGCCCTGCGAGACCTGTCCAACAGCACCCAGGAAGACGTACCCCTGGCCACCATCGTGGATACACTCAGCCATGGCTGA
- a CDS encoding MFS transporter produces MVSDNMRPEEAGNRNTILGVMSAGHGVAHLYDQGVPVMMPSISSHFGLSTLQITVLLALRFIGFGVVNIGGGLVVDMLKRHWGIMLTGCMVGAAIFFALLGASPGYIVLILVVPLVSIPGALWHLPSAASLSQVFADRRGFAISIHGLGSNLGNMVGPVVATGLLAVLTKWRGVSVGGATVIPTWIVPVVLRSWRGVMYIYVIPALVMGVLVWIFLRHVGRIGSVQTRSLSEQLRESVGIMRHPGVVLLVAAAMLRGVGLDSVFAWTPFYLTESLGKEDLDYGFHYALVSGMGIVSAPILGYLSDRYSRKAVMVPGFFLAAVISLVTVAAGDGILLTLVLAGTGLFSFALHQIVQAAVLDVVGRGTEATAVGLIFGLNGILGAVSPFLGYFVIENFGGYGSVFYYSGILTAISAVLVILAPMKALPVRE; encoded by the coding sequence ACCTTTACGACCAGGGCGTACCGGTGATGATGCCTTCGATCTCGTCGCACTTCGGTCTGAGCACGCTGCAGATCACCGTTCTGCTCGCGCTGAGATTCATCGGGTTCGGAGTCGTAAACATCGGCGGTGGGCTGGTGGTGGACATGCTCAAGCGACACTGGGGCATCATGCTGACGGGCTGCATGGTGGGTGCTGCCATCTTCTTTGCGCTACTCGGCGCGTCTCCAGGTTACATCGTGCTGATACTCGTTGTGCCTCTTGTGTCGATTCCCGGTGCGTTGTGGCACCTGCCCTCAGCGGCGTCGCTCTCGCAAGTGTTCGCGGACCGTCGTGGGTTCGCAATCTCGATACACGGGCTGGGCTCCAACCTGGGCAACATGGTGGGACCAGTGGTGGCCACAGGGCTGCTGGCGGTGCTGACCAAGTGGCGTGGGGTGAGCGTCGGAGGCGCGACTGTCATTCCAACCTGGATTGTCCCAGTCGTACTCAGGAGTTGGCGTGGCGTCATGTATATCTACGTCATCCCTGCCCTGGTCATGGGCGTGCTGGTGTGGATCTTCCTGAGGCACGTCGGTCGGATCGGTTCAGTGCAGACACGGAGCCTGTCCGAGCAGCTTAGGGAGTCTGTCGGCATCATGCGGCATCCTGGCGTAGTGCTGCTGGTGGCTGCGGCCATGCTGAGAGGCGTAGGTCTGGACTCGGTATTTGCGTGGACGCCGTTCTACCTGACGGAGTCGCTGGGCAAGGAGGACCTCGACTACGGCTTCCACTACGCGCTGGTCTCGGGGATGGGGATAGTTTCGGCGCCGATCCTCGGATACCTGTCGGACCGATACTCTCGGAAGGCGGTGATGGTGCCAGGGTTCTTCCTCGCTGCTGTGATCTCGCTCGTAACCGTTGCTGCCGGAGATGGGATACTGCTGACTCTGGTGCTTGCGGGAACGGGATTGTTCAGCTTCGCGCTGCATCAGATAGTGCAGGCAGCGGTGCTGGACGTCGTCGGGAGAGGTACTGAGGCCACAGCGGTTGGCCTGATCTTTGGGCTGAACGGGATACTCGGAGCGGTGTCGCCGTTCCTCGGGTATTTCGTTATCGAGAACTTCGGCGGGTACGGGTCGGTGTTCTACTACTCGGGGATACTTACGGCTATCTCGGCTGTGCTGGTGATTCTCGCGCCGATGAAGGCGCTGCCGGTGAGGGAGTAA